The Henckelia pumila isolate YLH828 chromosome 2, ASM3356847v2, whole genome shotgun sequence genome includes a window with the following:
- the LOC140880078 gene encoding probable protein S-acyltransferase 4 produces the protein MDADKPKQKKLYQVWRGSNRFFFGGRLVFGPDFKSLFLSAFLIAGPAITFCIKIMYIIKQNKDVTSWYPLLIVAILLTILDMFLLLVTASRDPGIVPRNSKPPEFDELFEMSTPSMEWSDGTTPHLKLPPTRDVLVDGHTVKVKFCNTCLLYRPPRASHCYICNNCVQRFDHHCPWIGQCVGIRNYRFFYMFVSTSTILCAYVFVVSWIDIVQTKRRWLKALSKDVLSAVLIVYCFIVFWFIGGLTVFHLYLMSTNQTTHENFRCRGRDEENPYDKGIIKNIKEILLSEIPPSLNDFRALVQEDQVTVTESSAPSNFSQNITSSKANSDFEKGDERSDSGLIFFSVEQEMAESVGSSATSEVEVIAQHAAG, from the exons AGATTCTTCTTCGGAGGAAGATTGGTATTTGGTCCTGATTTCAAATCTCTGTTTCTGTCCGCTTTTCTAATTGCTGGGCCTGCAATTACATTCTGTATAAAGATCATGTATATCATCAAACAAAACAAAGATGTCACGTCTTGGTATCCTCTACTTATTGTGGCAATATTGCTCACTATAttg GATATGTTTCTTCTCTTGGTTACAGCAAGTAGAGATCCAGGGATCGTCCCTAGGAATTCCAAACCTCCTGAATTTGATGAATTATTCGAAATGAGTACTCCCTCTATGGAGTGGAGCGACGGCACCACTCCTCATCTGAAACTTCCCCCAACAAGGGATGTTCTTGTTGATGGTCACACGGTTAAAGTGAAGTTCTGCAACACATGTCTACTATACCGTCCTCCTCGCGCTTCTCACTGCTACATATGCAACAACTGTGTTCAGAGATTCGATCATCATTGCCCCTGGATCGGACAATGCGTTGGTATA CGTAATTATAGGTTCTTCTACATGTTTGTATCAACATCGACCATATTATGCGCGTATGTATTTGTTGTCTCTTGGATTGACATTGTTCAAACCAAACGCCGGTGGTTGAAAGCGTTGTCCAAGGATGTTTTATCTGCTGTTCTTATCGTGTACTGCTTCATAGTTTTTTGGTTCATCGGTGGCCTAACAGTTTTCCACTTGTATCTTATGAGCACCAACCAG ACAACGCATGAGAACTTCAGATGTCGTGGTAGAGACGAGGAGAATCCATATGACAAAGGGATtatcaagaacatcaaagaGATCCTTTTGTCGGAAATACCACCATCACTGAATGATTTCCGAGCTCTTGTTCAAGAAGACCAAGTAACGGTTACAGAAAGTAGTGCTCCTAGTAACTTTTCGCAGAATATCACCAGCTCGAAAGCAAACAGTGATTTTGAGAAGGGAGATGAACGGTCTGATTCTGGCCTGATATTCTTCTCTGTTGAACAAGAAATGGCGGAGTCCGTAGGTAGTTCCGCCACCAGCGAAGTCGAGGTGATAGCTCAACACGCTGCAGGATGA